A section of the Corynebacterium auris genome encodes:
- a CDS encoding polysaccharide deacetylase family protein, whose translation MGKVPPPRLVSRRDALLAGLALPLLGAASCAAPQGAGGGEAPPEQPTPSATKTARVDVDKPLPADVAAKYDSAEPRVWGYDLPGIVEALDPSSTSIALTFDACGGPHGSLIDDPLLALLEQQAVPATLFWNKRWIEQNPQRARDIAQNPLFQIENHGTLHKPLSVNGRAAYGIPGTESAAELVEEIEGNRRFLREFLGVESNWFRSGTAFYDDVAVDIARELGVSLAGFAVNGDAGATLPGAAVASHLRQAAPGAIVLMHMNQPGRGTADGVREAIPQLREAGFTFAKLGEAPGECRDRTCGKLATTA comes from the coding sequence ATGGGAAAAGTGCCTCCGCCCCGCCTCGTGAGCCGACGCGACGCCCTCCTCGCGGGCCTGGCATTACCGCTGCTCGGCGCGGCGTCGTGCGCGGCGCCGCAGGGCGCGGGAGGCGGGGAGGCGCCCCCGGAGCAGCCGACGCCCTCGGCGACCAAAACGGCGAGGGTGGACGTCGATAAGCCTCTGCCCGCGGACGTCGCGGCGAAGTACGACAGCGCCGAGCCCCGCGTGTGGGGCTACGACCTGCCGGGGATCGTGGAGGCGCTCGACCCGAGCTCGACGTCGATCGCCCTGACCTTCGACGCCTGCGGCGGGCCGCACGGCTCGCTTATCGACGACCCCCTGCTCGCCCTCCTCGAGCAGCAGGCCGTGCCGGCGACCCTGTTCTGGAACAAGCGCTGGATCGAGCAGAACCCGCAGCGGGCGCGGGACATCGCGCAGAACCCGCTGTTCCAGATCGAAAACCACGGCACCCTGCACAAGCCGCTGTCGGTCAACGGCCGCGCCGCCTACGGCATCCCCGGCACCGAAAGCGCCGCGGAGCTGGTCGAGGAGATCGAGGGCAACCGCCGGTTCCTGCGGGAGTTCCTCGGCGTGGAGTCGAACTGGTTCCGCTCGGGCACCGCCTTCTACGACGACGTCGCGGTGGACATCGCGCGCGAGCTCGGCGTCAGCCTCGCCGGCTTCGCCGTCAACGGGGACGCGGGCGCCACCCTGCCCGGCGCCGCTGTGGCCAGCCACCTGCGGCAGGCCGCCCCGGGGGCAATCGTGCTCATGCACATGAACCAGCCCGGGCGGGGCACGGCCGACGGTGTCAGGGAGGCGATCCCGCAGCTGCGAGAGGCGGGTTTTACGTTTGCGAAGCTGGGGGAGGCGCCCGGCGAGTGCAGAGATCGCACCTGCGGTAAACTCGCCACAACCGCGTGA
- a CDS encoding exonuclease domain-containing protein: MAASHGYAVVDLETTGFGQTDRIVEIGVVLLNADLEVEGTWDTLVQPNRDIPNTHIHKVTASQLVHAPVFADVAPYVAGLLSGRVPVAHNASFEKRFLTREFEAAGIALNVRHIEWLDTMVLSQRHLGTSKLSDSIALARVENPHAHSALADAQATADLLRVLTRSHGAVLPRLRAIAAECPQVEKPRTLSRQDTVSGEEHWLARLAGSLPASGAGASERYRRALAASLVDNNLSASEIQHLGSIALADGLSVDDIKQTHEEVVRQLAVEAWLDGVITDSERSVLTRLAGDLGVSAGLVASLLAEPVDGDASARFALKTGDRVAFTGSLDLPREEWERRATGVGLVPGGVMKKTVVVVSANPDSMSGKAARARELMIPIVDEQSFARLVSQLEPHPTGETPTEEWLGFAWLDHLGTDVYGGALTAETVAALWIEHKASEPLYRVSSVLSPRHVIDLSRSSTEGIARQWAFRFEHMLEATVHDLRDIPGVGAKRLQRLVEAVVLAAIDEDGAYGETSGFLDGDIYAAEDSLEKPIDQLEVVKGWAALAGAPFPGSGEETVSTLLKACLSELVDVCIHDARSLAIASLRWLGEATLDELGAQFGVTRERIRQIEKQLRNGFDAKSQLSAETAKLLAKRLGPLVQVSAAQEILPGLWQEEPVLARTAEEYFRHMFNAWENDGAWISAPGFADTVDTLLARNSNAYGVFSPAEVAAELHLAEEILRTWLEDKPGYIDLPDGTMALARNHQDRAAAVLSVSGEPMTIEQIAEALQSDANVRSMANQLAVDDRISRVANSTYALTEWGLEDFSTIAEWIGRRVDESDTGSVLLSDLIAEADRLRISESSVRAYAASSDFSLSDGVVTRAEATDEVIADGPEDSKHLYFRDGAWHLLVTVNADHLRGSGFPVPRGVAGLYKVGVNDSVAIPSRLGEQHVRVNRLKQVSTSTIRRFLDSLQTAAGERVWLRFGADTFDVVSAPPFDESLQGLALLLSTMGLDPALAETPEAAQESINEALGLDPGAPRRRSTAIFGHRRQDDLAEILRSL; encoded by the coding sequence ATGGCGGCTTCCCACGGGTACGCGGTGGTGGACCTCGAAACCACGGGTTTCGGTCAGACCGACAGGATTGTCGAGATCGGGGTGGTGCTGCTGAACGCGGACCTCGAGGTTGAGGGGACCTGGGATACCCTCGTCCAGCCGAACCGCGACATCCCGAATACCCACATCCACAAGGTGACGGCCTCTCAGCTCGTCCATGCCCCGGTATTCGCCGACGTTGCGCCCTACGTTGCCGGTCTTCTCAGCGGGCGGGTGCCGGTTGCGCACAACGCGAGCTTTGAAAAACGCTTCCTTACCCGTGAGTTCGAAGCCGCGGGGATCGCACTTAACGTGCGCCACATCGAGTGGCTCGACACCATGGTGCTCTCGCAGCGCCACCTGGGTACTTCCAAGCTTTCGGATTCGATCGCGCTCGCCCGCGTGGAGAACCCCCACGCGCATTCAGCGCTCGCGGACGCCCAGGCTACGGCGGATCTTCTCCGGGTTTTGACGCGCTCACACGGGGCTGTGCTGCCCCGCCTCAGGGCCATCGCGGCCGAATGTCCTCAGGTGGAAAAGCCCCGCACCCTGTCCCGCCAAGATACGGTATCGGGCGAGGAGCACTGGCTGGCGCGGTTGGCCGGCTCGCTGCCTGCGTCCGGGGCCGGCGCCTCGGAGCGCTACCGCCGTGCGCTCGCGGCCAGCTTGGTCGATAACAACCTCTCCGCCTCAGAAATTCAGCATCTGGGCAGCATTGCGCTTGCCGACGGCCTCTCGGTCGATGACATCAAGCAGACACACGAGGAGGTCGTCCGCCAGCTCGCCGTGGAGGCGTGGCTCGACGGAGTCATCACTGACAGCGAACGGAGTGTCTTGACCCGACTCGCCGGCGATCTCGGTGTGTCGGCGGGCCTCGTCGCTTCGCTCCTGGCGGAGCCCGTCGACGGCGACGCCTCCGCGCGCTTCGCCCTGAAAACCGGGGACCGGGTCGCCTTCACCGGCTCGCTGGACCTGCCGCGCGAGGAATGGGAGCGCAGAGCAACCGGGGTCGGGCTGGTGCCGGGCGGTGTGATGAAGAAGACCGTCGTTGTCGTCTCGGCCAACCCCGACTCGATGAGCGGCAAAGCGGCGCGAGCCCGTGAACTCATGATCCCGATCGTCGACGAGCAGAGCTTTGCACGACTTGTCTCGCAACTCGAGCCGCACCCGACCGGGGAAACACCCACGGAGGAGTGGCTCGGTTTCGCGTGGCTCGACCACCTCGGCACCGACGTGTACGGCGGCGCGTTGACTGCCGAGACGGTCGCCGCCCTCTGGATCGAGCACAAAGCCTCCGAACCCCTCTACCGCGTCTCTTCGGTGCTTAGCCCGCGGCACGTCATAGACCTTTCGCGTTCGAGCACCGAGGGCATTGCCCGGCAGTGGGCCTTTCGCTTCGAGCACATGCTCGAAGCCACCGTGCACGATTTGAGAGACATCCCCGGCGTGGGCGCAAAGCGGCTCCAGCGCCTCGTCGAAGCGGTGGTGCTCGCCGCCATCGACGAAGACGGCGCCTATGGCGAGACAAGCGGTTTCCTCGACGGCGACATTTACGCTGCGGAAGACTCCTTGGAAAAGCCGATTGACCAGCTAGAGGTGGTCAAGGGATGGGCCGCGCTCGCCGGAGCACCTTTCCCCGGAAGCGGCGAGGAAACCGTATCTACCCTGCTCAAAGCGTGCCTCAGTGAGCTTGTCGACGTCTGCATCCACGACGCACGCTCCCTCGCGATCGCCTCCCTCCGCTGGCTGGGCGAAGCGACCCTCGACGAACTGGGCGCGCAATTCGGCGTCACGCGGGAGCGAATCAGGCAGATTGAGAAGCAGCTGCGGAACGGTTTTGACGCGAAATCCCAGCTGAGTGCGGAAACCGCGAAACTTTTGGCAAAGCGCCTGGGCCCCCTCGTGCAGGTCTCGGCGGCCCAGGAGATCCTGCCAGGCCTCTGGCAGGAGGAGCCCGTACTCGCGCGCACCGCGGAGGAGTACTTCCGGCACATGTTCAACGCGTGGGAGAATGACGGGGCTTGGATCTCCGCCCCCGGGTTTGCGGACACGGTCGACACACTCCTCGCCAGGAACTCGAACGCCTACGGTGTTTTCAGCCCGGCAGAGGTCGCAGCCGAGCTGCACCTGGCCGAGGAGATTCTCCGCACCTGGTTGGAGGACAAACCCGGCTACATCGACCTCCCCGACGGCACCATGGCGTTGGCTCGAAACCACCAGGACAGGGCAGCGGCTGTTCTCTCGGTGAGCGGCGAACCTATGACGATCGAGCAGATTGCCGAGGCCCTCCAATCGGACGCCAATGTGCGGTCTATGGCGAATCAGCTTGCCGTGGACGACAGAATCTCGCGTGTGGCGAACTCAACCTACGCTCTGACCGAATGGGGATTGGAAGATTTCAGCACGATCGCGGAGTGGATCGGACGGCGGGTGGATGAATCCGACACAGGCTCCGTGCTCTTGAGCGATTTGATCGCGGAGGCAGACCGCCTGCGGATCAGCGAATCCTCCGTGCGGGCGTATGCGGCGTCATCTGACTTTTCGCTGTCTGATGGCGTCGTGACGCGTGCGGAGGCAACCGACGAGGTGATCGCGGACGGGCCGGAAGATTCCAAGCACCTCTACTTCCGCGACGGCGCCTGGCATCTACTGGTAACGGTGAACGCGGACCACCTCCGTGGCTCTGGGTTCCCCGTGCCGCGCGGCGTGGCGGGACTGTACAAAGTCGGCGTCAACGACTCAGTGGCAATTCCGAGCCGCCTCGGAGAACAGCACGTGCGGGTCAACCGGCTGAAGCAGGTCTCCACCTCCACCATCAGGCGTTTCCTCGACTCCCTGCAAACGGCTGCGGGCGAACGCGTGTGGCTACGCTTCGGGGCCGATACTTTCGACGTCGTCTCGGCTCCGCCATTCGACGAATCCCTGCAGGGGCTGGCGCTTCTTCTGTCCACGATGGGCCTCGATCCAGCACTGGCCGAGACCCCGGAGGCGGCGCAGGAATCAATCAACGAGGCCCTTGGGCTTGACCCTGGTGCTCCGCGCCGCCGCAGCACTGCGATTTTCGGCCACCGGCGCCAGGACGACCTCGCGGAAATCCTGCGCAGCCTCTAG